Proteins encoded together in one Fimbriiglobus ruber window:
- a CDS encoding aldo/keto reductase: MRLRTFGGDPVQVSEIGLGCWQIGGDQWGDVSDTDALATLRAAVDTGTTFLDTADVYGAGRSEELVGRFLRERPGRLFVATKLGRFPRPGLPENCTPANLRAHTEASLRRLGVDALDLTQLHCVPQSILERGEVFNVMRALKAEGKIKRWGASVESTAEARLCLAQEGLASLQVIFNVFRQTPDTAIFDEARRKGVAIIVRLPLASGLLAGKYTPASTFAPGDHRSYNQHGEKFNVGETFAGLGFEKGLDVTNKLRPFVPPGYTMAQFALRWCLDFSAVSVIIPGARNPEQAKANASATTLPPLSADLHERLRRFYKDEVAAHVRGPD; encoded by the coding sequence ATGCGGCTGCGCACGTTCGGCGGCGACCCGGTACAGGTGTCGGAGATCGGGCTCGGGTGCTGGCAGATCGGCGGCGATCAGTGGGGAGACGTGTCGGACACCGACGCGCTGGCCACCCTTCGCGCGGCCGTCGACACCGGCACCACGTTCCTCGATACGGCCGACGTCTACGGCGCCGGGCGGAGCGAAGAACTGGTCGGGCGCTTCCTGCGCGAGCGACCGGGGCGGTTGTTCGTCGCCACCAAGCTCGGTCGCTTCCCGCGACCCGGTCTGCCCGAAAACTGCACACCTGCCAACCTCCGTGCGCACACCGAAGCCTCCCTCCGGCGGCTCGGTGTCGACGCCCTCGACCTCACTCAGTTGCACTGCGTGCCGCAGTCGATCCTGGAGCGGGGCGAAGTATTCAACGTGATGCGGGCGCTCAAGGCCGAGGGTAAGATCAAGCGGTGGGGGGCGAGCGTGGAGTCGACGGCCGAGGCCAGGCTTTGCCTCGCGCAAGAAGGCTTGGCGTCCCTCCAGGTGATCTTCAACGTCTTTCGTCAGACGCCCGACACGGCTATTTTTGACGAGGCCCGCCGAAAAGGCGTGGCGATTATCGTCCGCCTACCGCTCGCGTCCGGCTTGCTCGCCGGTAAGTACACGCCGGCTTCCACGTTCGCGCCAGGTGACCACCGCTCGTACAACCAGCACGGCGAAAAATTTAACGTCGGCGAGACGTTCGCCGGGTTGGGCTTCGAGAAGGGGCTGGACGTCACCAACAAACTCCGTCCGTTCGTTCCGCCGGGCTACACGATGGCCCAGTTCGCGCTACGGTGGTGCCTGGACTTCTCGGCCGTCAGCGTCATCATCCCCGGCGCGCGGAATCCGGAACAGGCGAAGGCGAACGCGTCCGCCACCACACTCCCGCCGCTCTCCGCCGATTTGCATGAACGACTCCGGCGGTTTTACAAAGACGAAGTCGCGGCCCACGTCCGCGGCCCGGATTGA